From Desulfuromonas soudanensis, the proteins below share one genomic window:
- a CDS encoding NADH-quinone oxidoreductase subunit H — protein sequence MAGFLLHLCLLLLFAPLLQGVITRTKALFAGRIGAPLLQPYFDLRRLWGKGFVLSRTTTWVFLAGPAVALTVPVLASLLLPFGGLPAPISFEGDLILFVYLFGLGRFFTALAALDTGSSFEGMGAAREVTFSCLAEPTILFSLIVLARISGGLSLNSLFGPHLAGAWGTGAAAPLGLILVCLFVVLLVENSRIPFDDPNTHLELTMIHEVMVLDHSGPALGMILYGASLKLMVLGALLVRLAFPWQTGHILGDVLVFLGGLLVLAILIGVVESTMARLRLVRVPQILIGTVLISIFALVLVLRST from the coding sequence ATCGCCGGATTTTTGCTTCACCTCTGCCTGCTCCTCCTCTTCGCACCGCTGCTGCAGGGGGTGATTACCAGAACCAAGGCCCTCTTCGCCGGCCGGATCGGAGCGCCGCTGCTGCAGCCCTACTTCGACCTGCGGCGCCTCTGGGGGAAGGGGTTTGTCCTGAGCCGCACCACGACCTGGGTCTTTCTGGCCGGGCCGGCCGTCGCTCTCACCGTCCCCGTGCTGGCCTCGCTCCTCCTCCCCTTCGGGGGTCTGCCGGCGCCGATCTCCTTCGAAGGGGACCTGATCCTTTTCGTCTATCTCTTCGGCCTCGGTCGCTTCTTCACCGCCCTGGCGGCCCTCGATACCGGATCGAGCTTCGAGGGGATGGGAGCCGCCCGGGAAGTGACCTTCTCCTGCCTGGCCGAACCGACCATCCTTTTTTCCCTCATCGTCCTGGCCCGCATTTCCGGGGGGCTCTCCCTCAATTCCCTCTTCGGTCCCCACCTGGCCGGGGCGTGGGGCACCGGCGCCGCCGCCCCCCTCGGACTGATCCTCGTCTGCCTCTTTGTCGTCCTGCTGGTGGAGAATTCCCGCATCCCCTTCGACGACCCCAACACCCACCTCGAGCTGACGATGATCCATGAAGTCATGGTCCTCGACCACAGCGGCCCGGCCCTGGGGATGATCCTCTACGGAGCCTCCCTCAAGCTCATGGTTCTCGGCGCTCTTCTCGTGCGCCTGGCCTTCCCCTGGCAGACCGGCCACATCCTCGGCGACGTCCTGGTCTTTCTCGGCGGGCTCCTCGTCCTGGCGATCCTGATCGGCGTCGTCGAGTCGACGATGGCCCGGCTGCGCCTGGTGCGCGTTCCGCAGATCCTCATCGGCACCGTCCTGATTTCTATTTTCGCCCTGGTTCTGGTGCTGCGTTCAACCTGA